The window ATGAATGTCTATCGTTGAAAtggattataaagtaataaattctAGATACTagaattcaatatttataatcctataatataataaattctagATAAACGCGAACCGTCCTTCGTCCTTCGAAGCAACAGCTATTTATAGAATAAaggacaaaacaaaataaaaatacgtaaaaGTATAAGGTTTAAAAGAAGTGCGGTTACGCACGAGTACCTACTATGAAGGTTTCACTAGTTACAATGTTCAGTTATTTGCTAGGGTTAAACTTTACACTTTGAACCGATAACAATATGAAAAGTGCACTACCGCAAAGTATCTTCCGAGCGTGTAATGGTACCGTGGAGGTTGCAGCGTGCATTCCTATTATATTCGGCGCTATAAACTTCTTTTACAGTTTAGAAATTATACAGTTGGCCTTTTATCGCAGCTCCCGTCGTAGAGttgatattttgaaatatgtCTTGCAGTCGTATACGATTGAAGCCTTTATTAACAGTCCATTACTTGACTAGACTACTTGACTTGACGAACTCCCGTGGGTAACGATACccacgggaagaggagggtgTCAGCTGAGCAGTCTAATCGACCTTGACCACACGGCAAATTCGTAAAACTTGCATATTCGTCAATACCTATACTttctatacatttattaattacaacaTAACTAACCATCGCGAGCATCGCGCGCGTGTCactcattaattcattaatctACCATTAACAGAAAACAATAATACAGCGAATCTTCGGaatttgtattattgtatagcaagTACAAGCCGTACCTTCCGGAGAGAGTATCGAACATTTGCAACTGAAAAGTTTCGTTAAGACTGCTTTTTCGCAAGTTTTCTCAAGAATATGCTTTTTGATTTTGTGTAGCGTCACTTTAAACCTGGAATAATAATAAGGCGTCcttgtaacatttttcagtagaaTTCTTTTTTGGGTTTCTAGTCTTTGGTGGTAGTGGTACAATCTCGTCAAGTTTAACTTGAAGATGCAAATGGTAACAAAAGCTAACATGatggatttttaaatttatgtatttttttcttttacgcgTGGCGCTTAGGATAGGCCGAATATACCTAATTCTGAAACCAAGTGAGCTTGTGAGGCGTGGACCCGCACAACCGGACAACTAGAAACGACCGTTTGCTCGCAAGGATCACGGCGCCTTTGGCATACTAGGAAATATATACATGCAACTGTATGATAGCTATACTGTGCttctatgtaatatttatttacactttgtacCAACAAACAGCGGGGGAGCCCTATAAAATACCGGCGCAAAacatcataatttaaaaattgttgaaaATATGCAAGCGACTGTAAATTTCTCGAATATTTTTAGAAACACATTTACTTCAATTGATATTGATAGTGTGGTTtgcgttatttttaattatattcttttgaGCTAGATACATTTCAAAGATATTAAGAAAGTCGCTTCATAATCTGAAACCTATAAATGTTCTATTTCCTGGGCACAGGCCACCTCTTTAGTCAGAGAGaggtttttaaagcatataccCTGAGCTGCAGAAATACGGGTTGACGAGTTTTGACGATCATTATCACATCTAAATGGTAATAGCCAAGTAATAACCGACGCCTTCATGCTTTTTCCGGACACTTATATCTATCGGCTGGGGGGTGGAAATTTTCAATTTCGTTGGAacctagtgtttttttttgtagaaatcTGGATATCTCACCAAAGTCCTCGTGATCCTGACGTAACAGTTTTGAAAAATGGTCTGTGTTTTCTTAAAAGACCCTCGATATTGCAAAGTTTGGATAAAGAATATCAAAcacttgtatttattatattgaactAAATTATGTATGGTTTAAAGTGCATAAACGCGGCGTGAAAACAAACATGCGTGCTGGTGATGTAAATCttaattccaatttttttatgaaaacataCGTTGCTTGCGGCTTAACGAATGCAGTGCAATCAGATTCAAGTATAAAAGTATGAGACATTtaacatcaaattcaaaaatgtttattcatgtagaccttattacaggcacttatgaagcgttcatacatttaacatgttacactaatgttagtgatggtgataactgcattcgttaactttaaactaaagctaggagggttccaaacgcgccctagtctaagaagagcccacaacaaaattagccctgtttatttatcaccatcacacagtctagttaatgttgagataagaagttagagcaattcatacccaagttttttgtcatacatgtaatccttaatattataataggatttttctataagcttacgttttatataaactttgaacttattgagagacatctcaaggatttcagctggtaatttgttataaagatATACAGTTTCATCTGGTAAAAAGATATAAagttacccttaaatgaattactaatttaaaacctagtaaactgcactacaagtttattttaaattcatacatCATATTTATTACTCAACATCACAGTAAACTATTTTCACTGGCAACCGTCCCGTCATTTCCTCTGCCAGACAGGAACAAAAATTCCATACTAATGTAACCGCTTTGAGACGCgacgaataaataaaacatgaatgATTCCGTAATGCAGGCGACGCGTAACGGGCTCAGTGCGATAAAATATCAAGGTACCGAATTAGATCAGTGGTTATACTGCGATTTTTAAAATGGCAGTTAGGAACACTGTTGCCttgttaatgttaaaaataaattaacgatTTTTGAGAGGctcgtttttaattcaagtcaGTAGCTCAAGCTAGCTAGTTTGACAAAAGCGCGATAGGATGGAAAAACATAACGTCACGAAAGAAGGACTTTGCACGGGCACAAACAGTTCGAGATTTCTACATCTAATTTCTAATGTCTGTGAGTAATATACATCCGTCCAGTTATTTTGTCGGTCAAACAAAAACCAAAATTGGATACCAATATAAGCTGTATCagacaaataattataacatgaaCATGACTTCATAATGCAGGCGACACATTATACACTGCCAGTGAATATACGAAATTAAATACACTAGTTATACTGCAATTTTTAATATGGTATTTAGTAACACTTTGAtagaaataaactatatttacagCACCTGCAGATTCTCTAGGGATACTTTGCGTCATAACATCTTGTTATTGTTCCAGGGATAGTAGCACTTCCATCGATATAAATCTAAATTGCTATAATGGCAGCGAACCGATTAGTATATGAAATTTCATATCTGTAGTGGTTTAGCggacaaataaataacataggAATCTCATATTTGTCGTGTAATTTAAATATGGAGCCATCTTTTACTTCGAAAAATGGCAACGGGGATACCTTGTTGaaggttttatttgaatttcgaactcatcaataaatagataaaaaaacaaatgaacacgCGGGAAAAATTATTGTTGTTCATCGTTTGTCAATGATTTTGATAAGTACAACTAGGCATTGATAGATAGTCCATAAATACCTCTTGTACGGGCCATTGTAGCAATGTACTATGACACTATTAGATGTTTTCATACTTATACCTATTTCCTAGGTCTATGAACAAGTGGTAATGCAGTCGCCACGGTATCTGTGAATaacaaacttacttttttatagtaatttacgTACCAAGCCAATGGTCCCCTGATGGTGTGTGGATaaccatcgcctgtaaataAAGCaccacttcacagggcatgcaaggaacacgtccttcaaCGTCCCATCTTATGTTCATCGACCTGAGTCGTGAAGTGTTAAGTCTCTTGTATCTGTCATTACACTGGCACCCAAGCCTTGCAGACCGTAACACATTGCAATAACGCTACgtagctgcagaaataagcgtgcgtacttccctggacgcccctgtcacaaaaagctgtactgtTACTAAAAGTAGTATATAGAGGAAAAGTGGCTACGTCTCTCAAGGTAAAACCTGTCACTTGAGTTACAAAGAAATAGCAATATTAGGCGCAGTTTTGCTGAAGTGGTAGAGGGTACGGACGTGGCGAGATGCATACGTATCCTTTATAAAAGTACAAAAGTTGCCCGCGCCACATCATGAACAAATGAAACGCTACGCTCGCTTCTAGCTGCTTCTAAACAAAACAATGTTAATGTACAATGTCTattgtcttttattttttggtacCTAAGTAAAGTTACAAAGTTTCAGACTACACATAAAACACTTAGCAAATTATGCAAAAATCAAAGGAGTAAACCCATCAATACTATATCGCCTAATATTATGCCAATTTTGACAGGCGTGGTTTTGTTACCTAATCATCCAAACGCAATATAGAATATTTCtggaatattatagaaaatagtTATTAAATCGATGTATTGAGAAATACACATCAACATTTCAAcagaaaaatggaaaaaaactaTAGCAATTTCGGTCATTAACTGAAgataagaaatacaaaatatgtcCGAAATTCGGTAAACTGTTTCTAAATAGTATTAaaggttttatatttaattaattactgccTCAAAGCCGCTGATTATTATTAGTCATCAGGTACCTAGAACATAAAAATGCAGAGATGAGTTTCTGACTAGTAACTCGACTCGGGTGTTATTTATTTCGAAAACCAGAATTTTTGGTGAAACTTATTGAAAACCTTAGTAAATAACTGGAGATCCGAAGTAACTACTATTATTGAGGTGCAAAAGTATTCAATAGTAGGCATATATTTTACAGATGTACATCAATCTGGATGGATACACTCCGACGACCCTTAGTAAGAGAATGCTTACCATGCAAGCCTCGAtagttcaatgtttttttttactaacaggCTAGAGCTTGATGACAAAAAACAACAATGTAGTCTGGCTGTCAACTGTGTGGTTGGACAGCGCTAGCGCAGTTAATACCTATTAAATCTTGTCTTGAAGGTACGAAAGTTATACGACGTCAAGTAAGGTGGACGTCAAGGGTGGTGGAGCTTTCTTatctaaaattcaaaaatcattcatttcaagtaggcatataGGCTGattaggcacttttgaaacgtcaagtcagtctgtttgtagtgactctaccatcggtttggaaggtagattccaccgagaagctGGATTATAAGAACTTTTGCAACGTTTGTTTGTGACTCTATCACCGAtgcggaaagcagattctacggaGGAGATGCCGGCAAAAACTCCGCAGTTAAATTTTTCtaacatcatcattttaacaatACCTATTCTGTATTGCCAGACATGAAATCAGAGACCACTCTGATTTCATGTCTGGCATCCCCGTATTTTAACACTGAGAAATTGTATAGtactcgctgtaataaatgtgttttaacacattgtttaaacgtgTGTGTGGGTTTGATGTTATAATGGCGATAGAGGCTCACTGAAGTTCCTGTGTTAAGCCGATAAGCACGTGCTTTTAAAACAAACTATTAGTTTTACCTGTGTAAGTAATTCGTGGGTAGTCATGTACTAGGGGTACAGGAAACGCCGGAGCGCGATATGAATGGACGCTAAAAGCTCAGCCACCTCGTTTAAAGATTTATGTTGGAAAATTGTTGGGAATGCTCGCTGCCGCACTGATGGACgtgcagaaataaaaatattcttttgaaaTATGTGGCTTTTAATGGTTTGCCATAAATGTAGGGGAATAATAATTTGTTGAAATGTacacatattttgttttttatactttatgaGTTGCATACTGAAAACTGAACTGAAGATTACGaatttatatgttaattttatttgttgctCTCTTTATTCTTTGAAGATTAAGTAAAAAGAATACCAGCTTGACAGACTTGCTAATGgttgtaaattcaaattaaaggAAGCTAATTATAcgaaagaataaattaaatttacattaataattttttttttaatttattgaaaacttCAATACTTTATTCCCAATatgatttacttattatttaaaatacttcaaCCCCATAAACCCCTTTTTAACTATGTGTTTAACTTTATTTACGTTTTATTACATACATTAAGGTATTAAGGCAAATTTCCTACCAAGAATGGCAAAAGATGACAATGATGAATAGCATACAAAATAATCGTCGCCATTTAAGATGAATCAATATTCCTAGATGAGGCAGATTACTAAATAACCAATTTCAATATTCACAATTTAATACAATCTATATGCAGATTACAGTTAATTAGTGAAACCCAGCTAcggcaattattttttatagcattCCTATACAATAAATTTGGTTTTTAAGTATGCTGTATGTAGATAATTAAACACGATAATAAACAAAGCTTAATTGCATTGTAATGATAATGATATGATATCggttatctatttaaaaaataaaaacaactgtAAATTAATTACACAATCAATTAGCATAATAAATTGGATATGTAAAGTAACCGCCAACGAACCGATATTAAATTAGTGGCATTAACGTAATTCGATGAAATTGTAATATGCGCATGCTTTTTGATCCCCGGATAAATTGTGAAAGGCGGATGGCGCCTGGCTGGACGTTCTCCGATATAAATCTTTACTAGAAGGGATAAAAATCTAActcacattttacatttttcctgtcggaaaatttcaaataaacgtATCCTCACTTCCAACAATTTTGATGTTAAGCAGCAAACACTTATTACGTAGGCATATCCGCAGAATAGCTTTAATATAGCTGCTACCCAATGAGCAGCCGTATCACGTCGGCACAAAGGATTTCGACGGCtagctttgaatcgtgatgcgataCCATTTTTTCCACGCTTTCTATGGGTATTTATTAAAAGACCTAGGTTAGAGAGCTCGTGCTAAATATCGGCCGAGTATGGTTCGATAAGTATATcactaattttaattcaatactgAAACTTTGAGTATCATAAATTTATGAAACTCAAAGTTGCAGCCTGCTCTAAACCTAAATACAGTAGTagtactagtagtagtagttctTCACCACTACATATTCGTAGGAAGATTTCTTCAGAAGAtttctgtcacaataagctctagATAAAGCTCTAAATAAAGCTCTCagctcatcattatcatatcaacccaatacgagctcactacagggcaagggccacaatgagaagggttttggccgcagtcaccacgctggcccagtgcgaattggtggactcaacacgcctttgaaaacattgtggagaactctcagccatgcaggttgaCTCACAATGTCTCCTCTCCCTTCACGGTTCAAggaagtgaaattttaattgcttaaaatggaCGTtactaaaagttagaggtgcgtgctggactcggctccccgaaagtgaaaccgaagccgatacaactaggctatcaccgcttcaaaaaataataaagctctAAAAGACTTCAATGTATGGTACAGTAATACCTTTTCCAGTTACTTTATGCAGTTAGACGTCATCTCCGGGGCGCCCTGGCCACGAGCTAAACTAATTAGGCCCCCTGCCTGTGTCAATGTTGTGCACGCGGCTCGGTTTAATGCGTGTGTCTCCATTAGCCACCCCCAGTTTAAACACCCCGTGTACACTGGCACTGACAATTCGCTAAAATTGATTTGTGCTTGAGGGGACTTTCGCTGATGGCTATTTGTGAACAGTTGTTGTCTATTTAGATTTCGTATGAATTTTCTACTGACTTCAAACCTAAATGCCTGCCAATTCACCCTTGATCAACATGTTTTTTGCTTTTGGCAGGGTCTGTATAGTGTTGTTtatgaaattcataaataaacaagtgaTTTTCGTAAGTCACACCACACAAAATGAGCGTCGTTGTTATCGGGTATTTTAAGAATCTCGctgattattttagttttccCGGATATAATGCTACAAATAGGATTCGAGGGTCGAATGTCAGTTTAGGTTATTTTTCTTAACTCAGCGGGAAATTTCCCAAGGCAAAATGTATCCTTTGTCTTTTTCGAGGATGTAAGTTATATTTGTGCTAAATGTAGTGTAGTatcatcaagatcggtgtaTCAGCCGACAAGTAATTGTAGTaatgttacaaacaaacaagcagacatacaatttaaataattcacaaTTCGTTTATTTGAAGTAAACTTACTCTATAAAAACTTTTGCAGCGtgaagtctgtccgtttgtcgTGATTCTACCATATCGTAAGACATCGTGTCGTACTCTGtgctggtagagtcactacgagcagattctaccgcgaaaaagctggcaagaaacgcagcagttgctcttttccaacatgttaatttaataattaaaattaactaatctatcttgtgagagaggAAAGCTGAGCcggctgcttccaagcaacctcgtcattaagaaattcatcattaattttatagtaaccgCGCTGTTATAATGTggtttaatacattgtttaaagttGAAATacgtaggtccaaaattaccttagaaatcatattataaaagcctttaaattatattgAGATTCCACTAATATAATAACCTTTCGCAGACAATATACAAGTAATTCAATGAATTTAAACTTCtggtaatttatttgtttgtaaacactaacattttttgtaacaaatacTATACGCAATTATAAATGCATACGCATTTATAAACTACGTatatatgaattaattaatacacttttattatattcatcagctatcttagtacctacccataacacaagctacgcttactagactatatttatttattatttacttattttattgcatacaattcgGCGGCTACAATACCtacatacaatttggcggcctcgtcgctacatagcgatctctttctaCTTATATATGGATAAACCAGATTTGTCTGTTTGTCGCAGGTTACAGCAAATTAACATTAttgttcaattttaataatggtCAAAGAAACGCTCAcctttattcaatatttattatttgttatcagTAAATATCAGAATAAGATAGTTGAGACCTACGCCCCTTTGGCTTCTCAGATGTAGTTTGACGTACGTGTCGCCCACGCCGCCATCGGTTACGGTCACCTCCGCGTCTGTTCGTGAGAGATCACGAGCGATGATGCCCTGGAATGACATTGAATTTATTGAATccatatataaaagaggatttACTGTTACAGGAACTGGTATTAAAATATGGGGATTTATTCcatatgaattattataaattacttacagttaattttgttttatagtgGTAGTTGTATAGTGGTGATAGAAAGGATTTCAGCCTAAAAGACCGAGTTAGATTCCTGGCACTCCCCTCTatttttttggagttatgtgtattttaagccattaaatatcacttgctttaacggcgaagaaaGATAATAGATCTCCATACTGTTCTTggggcgtttgaagtctacccaTTTGCACTGGGACAGTGTGggggaccacggccttaacccttctaagTCTGAGAGGAAGTGCGTGGCCTGTAGTGTGCgtgtaatgagttgataataatgacAATAAAGAACAAATTTTCTAAATTACTTGAGCGCCGAACATAAGGGTATTATTATTGTAGTCTACGTTTTGAGAATCTGAGCCTAAGATCATCGGACACGAGACACTTTATTGGTTTGATATTGATCCTAAAGTAAGTAAGAGAGAGAAAAGAGAGCCTCTTATCTCTCTCTTATAGTTGGTTCTTGCAATTGTTCAAAGTGTACAGGCCTTCTCTCTCAAAGAGGAGTATTGGTTTCTGCGCTTGGTATCACATTCTTTTGATAACAATCACCGATTGAATAACCTGGTATTCAAAGCACGGAAGTGTACAATTTCTTAATTTCTGGAtgatactgagaatttctttaCAGAAAAACAATTATCAATCAATTTAATGTTAGAACCGAAACTAGATCAAGAACTTCCGTACTCAAGCATGCTGACTATACAAGTCCAAAGAAGCAGACTCAAGTATctgtaaaactaattaataaaacattaataatctTCAAAAAACTTTTCGTAATCCCCTCACCTTAATAATAAGTCGCTTTGGATCAGTGTAGGTGTAATCTTTGTCTCTTCTTATTAacggtattttattatacacgACTTTCTCCGTAGAGATTAGCAAGTTATTGACTCTCGATCCAAGCACCAAGTCTTTAGCTGCCAGCAAATGTACACACAGCACCAAAAATAGCACCAACAAAGTAAACCttctcatttttaattttaatctcatTACAGATTTGTTTATAAATGTGAGTTCACTCCGAGGAGAAGTGTGAAACTGAGTCATATCATTTGTTTAAGGAATAACGGCTTATCGATGCTAAAAGTGTACAACCTTGTATAGCCGTACgtggtttgttttgtttttgcacAGATGATACAATATTGAACTGCTATCgcaataagtaatataataaataaagtacttaggtgtatactataaattatgtgtgtttatttttatgaa of the Pararge aegeria chromosome 10, ilParAegt1.1, whole genome shotgun sequence genome contains:
- the LOC120626945 gene encoding uncharacterized protein LOC120626945, with the translated sequence MRLKLKMRRFTLLVLFLVLCVHLLAAKDLVLGSRVNNLLISTEKVVYNKIPLIRRDKDYTYTDPKRLIIKGIIARDLSRTDAEVTVTDGGVGDTYVKLHLRSQRGVGLNYLILIFTDNK